The Magnolia sinica isolate HGM2019 chromosome 3, MsV1, whole genome shotgun sequence genome includes the window atgtaagtcgccggggtgaccttcttggcatctaacccatgcgtccttgaagtcgtcgtcatcggcatatatgtctttgaggcgctcgaacccgacaacctcattgctcatagtgactaacaaagttgcacggcgactcaatgcatcagctactttgttctgttgccctgacttatgttttagtacgaatgtaaattcctgcaaaaacgagatccatctagcatgcacacggttaatgttagcttgactattaatgaatttgagagcttgatggtccgtgtaaagtatgaattccctttgaatcaaataatgtcgctagTAGTgtctggaccaccgcgtataactcgatctcatatgtagaccacttcttacgtgcatcgctaagtttctcactgtagaaggctaccggcctaccttcttgagacaagaCTCCCCCAatcccgacatatgaggcatcacattcgacttcaaatagtttgtcgaagttgggaagtacaagaaccggggtcgtggataatctgcgcttgatttcggcaaagctcctgtcggcttcgtcagtccactgaaactgccctttcttcatgcaatctgtgattggtgacacaatggtactgaaatttttcacaaaccgacgatagaatgtcgctagtccatgaaaacttcgcacttcgtgaatatttatGGGAACCGACCATTTTccgattgccttcaccttttcctcatccacccgaatgcccgtggatgttatgACAAAACTcaggaacaataggctatcagtcatgaagctgcactttttaaaattgagatacagtttatttttagtgagcacttgaaggaccttcttgaggtgttccatatgggtggtttcgtcttgactgtatatcaaaatatcatcgaaataaaccacaacgaaccgcccaatgaaaggtttcagaacttggttcatcaatctcataaatgtgctaggcgcattcgaaagaccgaagggcatgaccatccattcatataatccttccttggtcttaaaggctgttttccactcatcacccgaccgtattcgaatctgatggtagccgctccttaagtccaatttagagaatatttttgcaccttctagcatgtccagcatatcgtctaaccgtggtataggaaacctgtattttatggtgattttgttgatggctcggctatcgacacacatgcgccaactcccatctttctttggagttaatagagctggtacagcacatggactcatgctctcccgaataagacccttacggatcaactcctctacttgtccctgcagaatctcgcactcattcggactcattcgataatggggacgattcggtaaactggacccagggacaaagtcgatatggtgttggatatcccgcatggggggtaacccatcgggaaggtcatcgggccagatttctttgaattcatgtagcaggggccttagtatttcagggatgttggtaggctcgagttcttccccttttacaattaatgcgtAAGtttgtcctgtttcctttgattcttccacgaagtcccgtatggttaagagaaaacgaccctccactttagaagtttcaggtggtccctctggatccataggagccaatatggtctttcggccgtccttgacgaagatatatatattatctcgccctttatgagtggcatcacggtcagattgccagggccgaccgagtagtatgtgacatgcttccatgtcgaccacatcgcatactacttcatccttataatgtttgccaattgaaaaggatatggtgcaccgttcagttacctttgtttcgctgaccttcttgatccaaccgattgtatatggagagggatgacgctccgttttcaattgtaatttttccaccatgaccttggaaacgatgttctcgctactcccactatcaatgatcacgtcgcaaacctttcgattcaccgtacacctagtgcggaagatgttatgccgctgtggatgcacttcttttcttggtgcatataatagtcgcctcacgacaagcgactcgccgtgatcttgctgaacccaacctgaatcatctgcctcgtcctcggtggtatgctcctgttcttcaatatctggatcttcataagcgttatcagcactaccatcattgatggcgaggtttgccacttttcgctggggacaagtatttgataggtggcccggttggccacaacgatagcagttatcgggccttggctgagcataggggttcgggattctacttggaccagcagcagtcgatacgcccctttgaggtctagcttgcccacttccctgatctcggttctcaaacgtaggaggttgagtgcgtgctcctacgggctccttccctttaggctgtgcagttccctggggcagacctgccacaggaatccttgcagtaggataggtccgtgtgttagggcgttcaagttgcacttctgcacgagtagccaacttgatcgcgtcattcatcgtccagacggactgcatctggacccgatcctggatagccatacgcaatccaccgttgaatcgggcgacttgctgcgattcagtctcgaccaaatcgttacgcgccgccaggcggtaaaattcttctgcgtattctctcaccgaccgactaccctgtcgacaattttggtattgttggaataatacctgatcgtaatcgctagggaggaatcgggcacgtagtagctgcttcatccgctgccaggtgcggattggtgctttcgtctgcctggttcgcgcgagttgcagttgttcccaccaagctgaagctcctcctttcaacttgtaggccacaagcttgaccttctttgcttcagggatgtccatatagtcaaaaaatcgctcaacttcagaaagccaatcgagaaaatcctcaatgtgtaattggccattgaagctaggaatatcaaccctcatcttgaattctcgatctgttcgatctactcgatcaccGCCATGTCTGGGatgttggaagagtatgtcgtcgatttcctcctcactggagcccccttcctcaggaatgacccttggatgcactgttggtactatcctgcgatcagggcgattaattgggggtggaggattgacaccaggaacacggagttgccttaggttttccgccaagagatccgctatgcggtcgatgggcCTGCAGCCCTTGcgtggcttgccgattctctcgttgtGCTGCTTCGAAAGTCgccgccattaaaggtaaattcccgaGCACCGCCATGGGATTGTTGCTcgcgttagaagccatcaatccgaggagaaacctcgctttgataccaaactgacgcaggggaggacgtgaggtcgagcaccgtcttcctcaagaggataactattccgaatccacggaacttctctggactcctcacagagacttctcgaatccacgaggaaagagagcagaaaatagaaataaattctaataaaatcgaaattgattgatgaatgaataaaaacgagttcacaaccctttaaataagggtaccaagcaatgggaaagaaattagaatcaaactacaactcaaactcctagaatccgcgacttactataaatagtaaacttactatttatagacggtcgtgatgtctactagtacgcaaggttttcggccaaaaatagtaagtgtcctatttggcttcaccaaaccgttctcctaattattctaagctctttccatgttgggcgcaactcctaaagcccgacggatgaagagttataatcaaactaaaacttactatttatagtaaaaacgaaaataaaacagggaaacgaccgacaatcaaggggtttttcgcaattccgggctgcgcaacccggcgtagctgggttggttggctaaagtagctcgttctaccccaaaatcatatattttacgtcagctaactcattccggattgcgagatacgcctgatttaaggtccgatggtccggatcacttctgtcgtcgaccgggccttttctgatccatcttggccatgaaactgtccgcgacctgctctacatcagttccACGGGAAAGGACCGACTAATAATATTAGTCAAATCATTGGGTCGGTGTAAGTTCTGGCCATAACCCATCCACGCAATCCTAATGAATGTGGACGGACGGGATCATCCGGCATGTAAACATGTGGGCCCATCCTGAAATTGACTCTGGAGGAATGCTTACAAAACTGTCCTTTGAGGAATCTACTTCCAGACAATCCCATTTCAAACGCCAACACACGTTATAACGTAGCCAATTAGTGTCGAATCTAATAATCCAAAGTTCCCAGGGAACGCGTTTCTTTATCATCTGTCGAGACCCAGGATCCAGCCTGTGCGGCAGCTTactagggcccacatgctgagtggtctgatgatttgaaccgtctgTATTTTGGTTACTGTCCCGTAGTCAAACTTCAGAGtggatcctaacctttgatctttAGAGTCGAATGCaaatcattcaaaaaataaataaataaataaataaaaattcttttaattgttctaaattcataaaAAATAGCAATCCTTGATAATTCACAACCATCGTCCGGTGTAAGTTTCTTCCATGTTCTGATAATTAGATCAGTCAGCATGTGGGAGACCCACTACCACTCTCAAGGAACATTCATAATAGGGATTCAGGATAAGAGCATGTGCGTTGAATGTGAGTGTGCTGCAACTTGCGTTCGGACCAGACCAGGTTTTTGTGCAACAAGCTTGGGTCACGATGTCGATGCTCTttggttgggtttgggttagaAAACATCAACCCGTTTTTAATTCAGGTTGGATTTGGGTTGTAATAGATCTTGTTTGGGGTAATCCCATGTAAGTGCGGATCATCTCTATTTCAGCCGCAGGAAATTCCAGTGCCTTCACCACTCATTGTTCCACGTCATTTCTCAAGAATCTTGTTAATAAGATACGCGGGATTTTTCTCTCCTAAATAGCATGCTGGCTGCACAATGCGACTTTTAATGTGTGGAACTTTTCTAGTTCCATGACTTTTCTGCTAGATCTGTACTATTCATCAATTTTTCTTGATAATTCTAGATCATGAGCTAAAAAAGAGTTTcctctaaagctcaagtggatcttACCACATAAGCAAGCAAATTGAACAAACTATCATTGAAACTTTTCCAGGGCCAAGGTGACGATTATGTTACATCACACCTGCTCATAAGATTACAAGTATgttgatgaagttaaaatacaaatatcagcttggtcagaGCATTTTGTGGCCCCACGGTAGCATTGATTCCAACCGTcttcaatggtgtggtctactttaactttggatttgtatttcccttttggaCTCATACACTAGAATGATCcgaaaaattagatggatggtgtggatttaaaacaaTACATCTTCGTAGGGCCATGTAAACATCACAAGAAATTCTGTTGCCTGATGTGTGgtgtggggagcggattaggtgagacccggcctcacccaggacggtgcagcccttaccatggggcccaccttgacgtgtatATTttgcatccactctgtccatccgttattttagatcatttaaaAGCATGGTTCCGAAAATTAAGAACACATAAAGTGAACCATGCTTCAGGAAACCGTGGTGatggaacaccctaccattaaaaacctcacttttaactgccatccaatctattaataagttcacataagcatagatgaagggaaaaaacaaatattaattccatccaaaacttttgtaactcaTTAATGTTCAattaccaccgtttcctatgatatggttcacctgatgattggatctgcttaattttttcggacattgccctaaaatgatatggaaaaacgtatACGAGTGAAAACAGAATACGCATAAATATGGTTACACGGTAAGGGCCGTGTCGTCTTGGGTGAGGCAGTGTAACACCTACAGTGGTGCAGCACattcccatcatgatatatgtatcaaATATACACCTTCCATCTATATTTTTCATATTACTCgcaatgagacaaaaaatgagtcagatccaatgctcaattggGCCACTCTACATAAACATTGGGAATCAGAGGCCTACTATTGGAAACTTATCGAGGACAGAAGGTTATGataaagccgatatttgtgttttcaccttATTAAGAGGTTAGATGCCAAATAAACCTTATATTGGACCTTACGAagttttcattttaaaccataGTCGTTCAATACCTGCCGCTCtctttggtgtggtacacttgagctttggatgtgctttatttttaggcttgtgCTTTAGGatgatttgtaaaaattgatggactgaGTGGATCTAAAACAAAAAATATTGTGGCCAATAAAAGTTACACACGTTAAAAGTCTGTGTTGTGTAGCACACGtcctatttgggagagaaatccggcgTTTCTTGTTAGCTGGAGTGATTAGCGATAACGTTGACCGATGAGAGGCGACGGCACTGAATTTTCCCGTGCATGCGAGTCTATCAGAGACGACAAAAGCTTGACCAATCGGCGAAGTTGAAGTTCAATGCTGATAGTGCATGATTTGTGTTGATATGCGTCGATCATGGAAATGAAACGATAAGACGGTTACTAtccaaaaacaaaggaaaaaaatttcGTGCTCTGATACCACAAGGAGAATGTAATATTTGAAGTGAATCGAATGAATTGAATCACACGAATTTATTGGTACTTAGACTATAGATTATAACAACCTTTTTATAAAATACAATTTGAATTTATTATTAAATTTGAAATGGGGCAACACACAAACCATCCGGACGTAGCTGTGGCTGAGATGAGGGTGGGTTCTTAACAGGACGCCACGTTGGGTTCGAGTTGAGCATCTCAGGTTGAAATTTGGATCGGATCAAGTTGCAGGTTGGGTCTTTTTGAGGTCGGGTTAAACCCCAACCCCACTCAACTagcccaagttgcacccctgTATGTGAGacctaaatttatttttttaaaaaaatcttcttAGTGATCCAAGACCGTAAAAAGAAAGTCATGGTCAGACTCATCCGTTCAGCGTAAGTTTCCTCCATTGTCGCTGGAAACATAAATTCTACAACATGAATGGCTACGACCATCGGACCATGGGCGACACTAGCTGGGAATCTGAGTCGAACCAAAATCAAAACAAACTCAGCATACAAAAGACTTTGATTGCTTTGTCTGCACGTATGGTGCATGcaagcatggttttaagactcggacaGACTCGTCCCAGTCGACTCAGATTAGGTATTACCTGATCCGGTTGAATAGTCGATACCATCGATCACAACGACTCGGGTGCGTTGGGCTAATTCATCCCCGACTAGACTCAGGTCTCGTCGACTCTTTTAACAATGCATGCAAGTGCATGATTGCAAGCATGACTGCGTTATTTgatgatttgagagagagagagagagagagagagagagtccaataCAACAGTTGCACAAGCACACATTATTTCTTCCTCCCAAAACACCCACCCCCATAATCGCTCAGCTTCTCCTCATGAATTCTAGGTTTCCAAAGCAGAGCCCAACCAGTCATGATAACTTGGAAAACCTCCCATCCTTATATTGCAACCCCCACCGCTTTTTCATCAAACAAGTTATGCATTGAATGCACTTGTAGCAAAAGCATGCATTCCTCTAGCAAAGGCCATATATATAGCGTACGTTGCACTTCCATCAGCCCATCTCCTGCAACATAAATGCTCACTTCCCATATGGGTCTGTTCTAACTGATGGCCGTCCCTTTCCATGGCAATCCTGCCAATGGCTTTTTCACCCAGATTTGGGTTTTGCAAGAGCAATTGGAATATTTTCACTTGAACAAAAAGACAAAGATGTATTTAATGCTTATACGGTTCTAGTATCGGTTCATGTATGTAGGATTAAATACATGTACAATATGAGATCAGAAATGCAGAGGAGATTCACACCTAGGCGGATCTAAGATTCAATTCACAGCACACGTGCTAATTTACATGtgtaatccatgccattcatcaggtggggctcaccatgagtATGCCCTTGCCCAAAAATCATGGTCGTTCGCTTCTTAGTCAGGTCATATTGTGCACTGAATACAGTTTGTTGGTCACCTTAAACATCCATACGATGAGTAGACCAGACTGATTTCATTGTCGGCATACCTGATGAAAGCCTCGGATCTCACACATGTACAATATTGGCACGTATGCCATGAATCTATTGTTCAATGTCTCTCTATCGTCTCTCAtatgagagagaaaaagagaggttTCATGGCTGTTTGCTGATGAATGAGGGGATAACATCTTGCAAAAGGCCATAGTCAGGAAATTGCCGCTGAAGAGGAGTTAGGTTTTGCATGTAAATGGAGCTTGAATCACCTTGAGCATTTGTTTGAGGCAATTGTGTCAATAGGTCTGGGTGGAAACTCGGCATGGCCGTCATCGAACCCAACATAGATGGTGCCAACATTCCTGCAGCATTGCTTCGAAGCGTCGCGGGGCTCTGGTGGGTGTGTTGGCCTTCGTATGTAGTAATAACAATTGCTGGATCTTGGAACGATCTCTCTACGCGTTTCTTCACCGAACATTTCTGGGTGGTGCACCGATAATAGCTTCTGCAATGGCAATAATAGTTTATTACTCACAAATTTTCTACACAGCTGATAGATCTTTGTTAACATTCttagaaaagattaaaaaaataatgctAGTGCAAGAAACCGTATATCTTTATGAGATATTGGAAAGTCAGTTACACTTCTCTAGTGATGAAATTGTAAGAATAGATATAAGGTTTCTAAAATGAATAGAAATTTCGGTTACAAAGAgaaattatcttcttcttcttcttctactcccttttttttttgtcttttttttttgttttttggagaTAGGTTGTGATTAACCCAAGACCCATGTGGCGATAGATGTCGCAATGTATAGAGCAGACATGTAAATGATGATCATGCATTTGTGAAACGAAGAGATAAAACTATCTGATGTAGTAATTTAGTTAAGAGTACGATACAAATAAGACTCTCTGGATGCTTAGTGATTCTATCATCCATTTTGTTATCATCTTTTGAATTGTAAGATCTTGTTTTATCTCTTTTTAATGAAAAATTGGCTTATTTAGCATTAACAAGATTGGAATGGTGAAATAGCAGATAATTTTTTTGCATATATTCTATAAAATGCAATAATCAGagaaaattcaacaaacaaacctTGGGTAAGGGCTGTTCTTGACTGCCTTTTGGCCGTATTTTCTCCATCGGTATCCATCTTCCAGATGATCGACCTCACTCTTAGTCATGAAGGCAAAACGCGGCTCTCTTtgcttcttctctcctttcttccttggCTTATTCCTTGATTATTTAACCACAGAAACTCATTATGAGCAAAACCTACATCGAACAAAATAAGAAACAGCAAAAATGCTAAATTTCCCTCAATGGGTGCAATGCTAATAAACAAATCATGGTTGGATCTTAAGCGTTTTTGGTCACCCACAATCTGATATTGCACCGAGCAAAACAATTGTCATTCTCTATAACCAAGAGAGCTCGCCCAATTCGGATGATTTGAGAAAAACTAATTAGATAATTCACATTTTGTATACTTCTTTAATTAGGGTTCGAGAAAGTTATTAAAGAAAAGAGTCAAGAAAAGGCCTAGATAGAAGAATTTTTGCAGTTCACTAGAGATTGAAAAGCCAAAAGTTCACTTTGGAAGAAGAcatgacaaaagaaaacaaaagagattcaATTCTTCTTTTTTGCTAGAATAAAGATGGGAAAGAAAATGAGCATAGAACCCTTGTTTCACAAGGAACTTTTGAGCATATATAATTCTACCAGGAATCTACTAAAGAAGAACCAAACCTACACTTTCTTAGGTTTCTCCATCGCATTTTCACACCCTTTAGGCTGCTGCTCTTTCTTACTCCTCCCCGAATCCTCTTCCGCCACGGCCTCCGTCGACGATGAAGAAACTGAAGAATTCGGCGTCACTGAATTACCAACATGGCCCACAGAATCCCCCAACTCATTCATTCCACTCCTAGCGTCGCCGGAATTGAATACTTCAGATGATGAACACGACAAGTCGAACACTCTTGAGAGTGTTCCATAGTCAGATGATCCATGTAGATACTCAGTGAAGCTCATGT containing:
- the LOC131240821 gene encoding WRKY transcription factor 71-like, with the protein product MSDHRNPTQHNPYHDDQTVGSMGFPFSNHPSFANQAPGVSGSHHANLDLHGFDPSSPYMSFTEYLHGSSDYGTLSRVFDLSCSSSEVFNSGDARSGMNELGDSVGHVGNSVTPNSSVSSSSTEAVAEEDSGRSKKEQQPKGCENAMEKPKKVNKPRKKGEKKQREPRFAFMTKSEVDHLEDGYRWRKYGQKAVKNSPYPRSYYRCTTQKCSVKKRVERSFQDPAIVITTYEGQHTHQSPATLRSNAAGMLAPSMLGSMTAMPSFHPDLLTQLPQTNAQGDSSSIYMQNLTPLQRQFPDYGLLQDVIPSFISKQP